From a region of the Nonlabens dokdonensis DSW-6 genome:
- a CDS encoding succinate dehydrogenase cytochrome b subunit, translated as MSALVKSSLARKWVMALSGLFLVIFLTQHFVINITSVIAPDTFNEWSHFMGYNPLVQFVAQPILIGGLIVHFIMGIVLDLQNRKARPVKYAKFSGNSNSQWVSRNMIISGLVVLAFLGLHMYDFWVHEMTVKYIDVQPEDPTRYLPELKEKFVNPVRVGIYVVSFILLAMHLWHGFNSSFQSMGAKAINKGDGLRKATYAWSVLIPAGFIFIALYHFFSH; from the coding sequence ATGAGCGCATTAGTAAAATCATCGCTTGCTAGAAAGTGGGTAATGGCACTTTCAGGATTATTTCTGGTAATATTTTTAACGCAACACTTTGTAATTAACATTACATCAGTCATTGCACCAGATACTTTTAATGAGTGGTCACACTTTATGGGTTACAACCCATTAGTACAATTCGTAGCGCAGCCTATTTTAATAGGAGGCTTGATCGTACATTTTATAATGGGAATTGTTCTTGATCTACAAAATAGAAAAGCACGTCCAGTTAAATATGCAAAGTTCTCTGGAAATTCAAATTCACAATGGGTTTCAAGAAACATGATCATTTCAGGACTTGTAGTTTTAGCATTTTTAGGATTGCATATGTATGATTTCTGGGTACACGAAATGACTGTAAAGTATATCGATGTACAACCAGAAGATCCAACAAGATATTTACCAGAATTAAAAGAGAAATTTGTAAATCCAGTGAGAGTTGGAATTTACGTTGTCTCTTTCATTTTATTAGCAATGCATTTATGGCATGGATTTAATAGTTCATTTCAATCTATGGGTGCAAAAGCTATCAATAAAGGTGATGGGTTGAGAAAAGCAACCTATGCATGGTCTGTATTGATTCCTGCTGGATTCATTTTCATAGCACTTTATCACTTTTTTTCTCACTAA
- a CDS encoding tetratricopeptide repeat protein has product MKNLIIISLALFSSLAYSQKEVKDKYYQEACECIGEIDNRFEEEEKFEEVKSCIQSALMSKQIQEKLFDMMEKTKDTLNKIGDINKVDSLVIKEDKNIVINTNEGYQELERKLLDNCKSLKNLFNNAKESSEKSVSDNRKALELYDKGLGYYREENFDKALEFFKKATKEDKEFAFAWDMVGITQRRQGDYKDAVKSYKKSLKIDPRGKMPLQNLPIAYRLLEKFDKAANVYKDLIKFYPEDPEGYFGLGQCGIFLEDDDMAIDNMMIAFTKYNEMNSPYKQDAEITLVSLYKEAKEKGKLDNFLKFAKKHKINFGQEEESKE; this is encoded by the coding sequence ATGAAAAACCTAATAATTATCTCTTTGGCATTGTTTTCTAGTTTAGCTTATTCCCAAAAGGAGGTAAAAGATAAATACTATCAAGAAGCTTGTGAGTGTATAGGTGAGATCGATAATAGGTTTGAAGAAGAAGAAAAATTTGAGGAAGTAAAAAGCTGTATTCAGTCGGCTCTAATGTCAAAGCAAATTCAAGAGAAACTCTTTGATATGATGGAAAAGACAAAAGATACTTTAAACAAAATAGGCGATATCAATAAGGTGGATTCTTTAGTGATAAAAGAAGATAAGAATATTGTTATCAATACAAATGAAGGCTATCAAGAGCTGGAAAGAAAATTACTCGATAATTGTAAAAGCCTTAAGAATCTTTTTAACAATGCCAAAGAATCTAGTGAAAAGTCAGTTAGTGATAACAGAAAAGCTCTAGAACTCTACGACAAAGGTTTAGGTTATTATCGAGAAGAAAACTTTGACAAGGCATTGGAGTTTTTCAAAAAAGCCACTAAGGAAGATAAAGAGTTTGCTTTTGCCTGGGACATGGTAGGCATTACTCAAAGGAGACAAGGAGATTACAAAGACGCTGTAAAAAGCTATAAAAAATCCTTGAAAATCGACCCTAGAGGTAAAATGCCATTGCAAAATTTACCTATTGCATACAGATTGCTTGAGAAATTTGACAAAGCAGCAAATGTTTATAAAGACCTCATTAAGTTCTATCCAGAAGATCCAGAAGGCTATTTTGGTTTGGGTCAATGCGGTATCTTTTTAGAAGATGATGACATGGCTATAGATAACATGATGATTGCTTTTACAAAGTACAATGAAATGAATTCACCTTACAAACAAGATGCAGAAATAACTCTAGTAAGTTTATATAAAGAAGCTAAGGAGAAAGGGAAGCTGGACAACTTTTTAAAATTTGCTAAAAAGCATAAGATCAACTTTGGGCAGGAAGAGGAAAGCAAAGAATAA
- a CDS encoding methionine aminotransferase, translating to MRKSKLPSVTESIFTTMSALSNKHGAVNLSQGFPNFPVDPALKELIIKAIHDDKNQYAPMAGLMSLRAAISKMTQQQHRAFYHPENEICLTAGATQGIFTAIQAVIHSGDEVIIFTPAYDCYAPAIELAGGKVVEISMKLPEFTIDWQEVKDKLTSVTKMIMINSPHNPSGDMLTHEDMTKLQDIVVENNLLLLSDEVYEHIAFDGREHLSAARYEGLWERSLITGSFGKTFHVTGWKMGYCLAPKHLMEEFYKVHQYVVYCVNHPVQDAIANYLSKPERYTELGIFYQKKRDLFLNLIKDSRFKFKPAHGSYFQLLDYSKITDENDVDFARRLTIEHKIASIPISVFMNGKDPNMLRFCFAKKEEEIIKAAKILNSL from the coding sequence ATGCGTAAATCTAAACTTCCTAGTGTCACCGAGTCCATCTTTACAACTATGAGTGCCCTGTCAAACAAACATGGTGCAGTAAATCTCTCACAAGGCTTTCCTAACTTTCCAGTAGATCCAGCTTTAAAAGAGCTGATTATAAAAGCTATTCACGACGATAAAAATCAATACGCGCCTATGGCAGGATTGATGTCTTTGCGAGCTGCTATTTCTAAGATGACCCAGCAGCAACATAGGGCTTTTTATCATCCTGAAAATGAAATTTGTCTTACAGCTGGAGCTACTCAAGGAATTTTTACTGCTATTCAAGCGGTAATTCATTCAGGTGATGAAGTCATTATTTTTACACCAGCATACGATTGTTATGCACCAGCGATAGAACTGGCTGGAGGGAAAGTGGTAGAAATTTCTATGAAATTGCCAGAATTTACCATAGACTGGCAAGAAGTTAAGGACAAACTTACTTCCGTGACTAAAATGATCATGATCAACTCACCGCATAATCCTAGCGGTGATATGCTGACTCATGAAGATATGACCAAGTTGCAAGATATTGTTGTCGAAAACAATTTATTATTGTTAAGTGACGAGGTTTATGAACACATTGCTTTTGACGGTAGAGAACATTTAAGTGCTGCTAGGTATGAAGGATTGTGGGAACGCAGCTTAATTACGGGCAGTTTTGGCAAGACTTTTCATGTAACCGGATGGAAAATGGGTTATTGCCTTGCTCCAAAGCATCTCATGGAAGAGTTTTATAAGGTTCATCAATATGTAGTGTATTGCGTCAATCATCCAGTACAAGATGCTATTGCTAATTACTTGTCCAAGCCTGAACGATATACAGAATTAGGCATATTTTATCAGAAAAAGAGAGACTTGTTCTTGAATCTTATAAAAGACAGTAGGTTTAAATTTAAGCCTGCTCATGGTTCTTATTTTCAGTTATTAGATTATTCAAAAATTACAGATGAGAACGATGTGGATTTTGCCAGACGACTCACTATAGAACATAAAATAGCGAGTATTCCTATTTCTGTTTTTATGAATGGAAAAGACCCCAATATGCTACGCTTTTGTTTTGCAAAAAAGGAGGAAGAAATTATAAAAGCAGCAAAGATTTTGAATAGTTTATGA
- a CDS encoding lipopolysaccharide biosynthesis protein, translating into MSSIKNLFKNTFIYGLATVLPRLLTVLLTKLLTEYLPGKVEFGEVSIIFSYIIFANVILTYGMETAFFRFYNDATTKVKTLSTSLISLLITTLVFGIVAYLFIDQIEIVTELSSQYWKWVIAIIVFDTLMVIPFAYLRAQGKSTSYALIKLFNVVVSVGMTFIFFTALQYFPAVEKILPGDRIELFFIAFLAASFITFLIVIKPYFMKWEFDKVLWKKMLSYGWPILLAGFAFAINETVDKILLQKLLPVSEEEAEGIVGVYTAGYRLAVGMTLYAQAFRLGVEPFFFSQSGDKNATQHYALITKAFVAFGSVALMAYVVLVDLIKPYIVKEGFETAMEVVPLILIAYFFSGIYQTLSVWYKIQDKTRYGAYISITAAILTIVVNVLLIPHIGYMASAYATCAAYGLMMVVSYLIGKKHLAVPYDLKNILLYLGISITLSLVFFYYVREELGVESLATYIVGAVMTLLVLGVVSFRESEIINKIIKRK; encoded by the coding sequence TTGAGCTCCATAAAAAACCTTTTTAAGAATACGTTTATTTACGGTCTTGCGACAGTATTACCACGTTTATTGACGGTTTTATTGACTAAACTACTTACGGAGTATCTACCTGGCAAAGTTGAATTTGGTGAGGTCTCTATCATTTTTTCTTATATTATTTTTGCAAATGTGATTTTGACCTATGGCATGGAAACGGCCTTCTTTCGATTTTATAATGATGCCACTACCAAAGTAAAAACACTTAGCACTTCTTTAATATCATTGCTCATTACTACCCTAGTTTTTGGTATCGTTGCTTATTTGTTTATTGATCAAATTGAAATTGTCACAGAATTATCCTCGCAATACTGGAAATGGGTAATCGCCATTATCGTTTTTGATACTTTAATGGTTATTCCGTTTGCCTACCTGCGAGCGCAAGGAAAGTCTACTAGTTATGCGTTGATTAAACTATTTAATGTGGTAGTTTCCGTAGGAATGACTTTTATCTTTTTTACAGCTTTACAGTACTTTCCAGCAGTTGAAAAAATACTTCCAGGCGATAGAATAGAATTGTTTTTTATTGCTTTTCTTGCTGCTAGTTTCATTACTTTCTTAATAGTCATCAAACCCTATTTTATGAAATGGGAATTTGACAAAGTCCTATGGAAGAAAATGCTTTCTTACGGCTGGCCTATTTTATTAGCTGGTTTTGCTTTTGCCATAAATGAAACGGTAGATAAGATTTTATTACAAAAACTACTTCCCGTAAGTGAAGAAGAGGCGGAAGGAATAGTAGGTGTTTATACGGCCGGTTATCGACTTGCGGTAGGAATGACTCTTTACGCGCAAGCATTTAGATTAGGTGTAGAACCTTTCTTTTTCAGCCAGTCTGGCGATAAAAATGCAACCCAACACTACGCATTGATTACTAAAGCATTTGTTGCTTTTGGCTCTGTAGCATTGATGGCTTATGTGGTTTTGGTAGACTTGATCAAGCCGTATATTGTTAAAGAGGGATTTGAAACGGCAATGGAAGTCGTGCCGTTGATTTTAATCGCTTATTTCTTTTCTGGGATTTATCAAACGCTTTCTGTCTGGTATAAAATTCAAGATAAAACACGATATGGAGCCTACATTTCTATCACTGCCGCGATTCTTACAATAGTTGTAAACGTACTATTGATCCCGCATATTGGTTACATGGCGAGTGCTTATGCAACCTGTGCTGCTTATGGACTCATGATGGTGGTTTCCTATCTCATAGGAAAGAAACACCTTGCTGTTCCTTACGATCTCAAAAATATTCTCTTATATTTAGGAATATCAATCACGCTATCACTGGTTTTTTTCTATTACGTAAGAGAGGAATTAGGAGTAGAAAGCCTAGCTACTTATATAGTCGGAGCTGTTATGACTTTATTAGTTTTAGGAGTGGTTAGCTTTCGCGAAAGCGAGATCATTAACAAAATCATTAAAAGAAAATGA
- a CDS encoding fumarate reductase/succinate dehydrogenase flavoprotein subunit: MSVLDSKVPQGPLAEKWVTHKNTINLVNPANKRNIDVIVVGTGLAGGSAAATLAELGYNVKTFCYNDSPRRAHSIAAQGGINAAKNYQGDGDSNFRLFYDTIKGGDYRSREANVHRLAEVSSNIIDQCVAQGVPFAREYGGLLDNRSFGGVLVSRTFYAAGQTGQQLLLGAYSALNRQINRGKVQPFNRHEMLDLVKVDGKARGIIARNLVTGEIERHGAHAVVIASGGYGNVFFLSTNAMGSNVMAAWRTHRRGAYFANPCYTQIHPTCIPVSGEHQSKLTLMSESLRNDGRIWVPKNLEDAKAIREGKKRGVDLKEEDRDYYLERRYPAFGNLVPRDVASRAAKERCDAGYGVNKTGNAVYLDFEASFLRYGKVEALTSGHKDASEAEMIALGKKVIEKKYGNLFDMYRNITDENPYEVPMKIFPAVHYTMGGLWVDYNLQTTVPGCFAAGEANFSDHGANRLGASALMQGLADGYFVLPYTIGDYLANEIRTGEISTETPEFEQAEKDTRARIEKLMNGAGTHSVDYYHKKLGLIMWNKCGMSRNAEDLQSAMDEIKELREDFWKNVKVPGSADTKNQELEKAGRVADFLELGELFAKDALTRDESCGGHFREEYQTPEGEALRDDENFAFVSAWEYNENPRDAKLHKEDLVFENVELKTRSYK; this comes from the coding sequence ATGTCAGTATTAGACTCTAAAGTACCTCAAGGACCACTTGCTGAAAAGTGGGTAACACATAAAAATACTATTAACCTAGTAAATCCAGCAAACAAACGTAACATTGACGTTATAGTTGTAGGTACTGGACTTGCAGGCGGTAGTGCAGCTGCCACTCTTGCAGAGCTAGGCTATAATGTAAAGACATTTTGCTATAACGATTCTCCACGTCGTGCGCACTCTATTGCCGCACAAGGAGGAATTAATGCTGCCAAAAATTATCAAGGAGATGGAGATTCAAACTTCCGTTTGTTTTATGATACTATTAAAGGTGGTGATTATAGATCTCGAGAAGCAAACGTTCACAGACTTGCTGAAGTTTCTTCTAATATCATCGACCAGTGTGTAGCTCAAGGTGTTCCTTTTGCTCGTGAATATGGTGGATTGTTAGATAACCGTTCTTTTGGTGGAGTTCTTGTATCTAGAACGTTTTATGCTGCTGGACAAACTGGACAACAATTATTATTAGGAGCATATTCTGCTTTAAATAGACAGATTAACCGTGGTAAAGTGCAGCCATTTAATCGACACGAGATGTTAGATCTTGTAAAAGTAGATGGAAAAGCTCGTGGTATTATCGCTCGTAATCTAGTTACTGGTGAGATTGAGCGTCATGGAGCGCACGCTGTAGTAATTGCTTCTGGTGGTTATGGAAATGTGTTTTTCCTTTCAACAAATGCAATGGGAAGTAACGTGATGGCAGCTTGGAGAACGCACCGTCGTGGAGCATATTTTGCAAACCCATGTTACACACAAATTCATCCTACTTGTATTCCAGTATCTGGAGAGCACCAGTCTAAATTGACCTTAATGTCAGAGTCCTTACGTAATGATGGACGTATCTGGGTTCCTAAAAATCTAGAAGACGCAAAGGCAATACGTGAAGGGAAAAAGAGAGGAGTAGATCTTAAAGAAGAAGATAGAGATTACTATCTTGAAAGAAGATATCCAGCATTTGGTAACTTAGTACCACGTGACGTTGCATCTCGTGCTGCAAAAGAGCGTTGTGATGCAGGTTATGGAGTAAATAAAACAGGTAATGCTGTTTACTTAGACTTTGAAGCATCTTTCTTAAGATACGGTAAAGTAGAAGCGCTGACTAGTGGTCATAAGGATGCTAGTGAAGCAGAAATGATTGCGCTAGGTAAGAAAGTCATCGAGAAAAAGTACGGTAACTTATTTGACATGTACCGTAACATTACTGATGAGAATCCATATGAAGTACCTATGAAAATATTCCCAGCGGTTCACTATACAATGGGTGGTTTATGGGTAGATTATAACTTGCAGACCACAGTACCAGGTTGTTTTGCCGCTGGTGAAGCAAATTTCTCTGATCACGGTGCAAACCGTTTAGGAGCAAGTGCCTTGATGCAAGGTCTAGCAGATGGTTATTTTGTATTGCCCTATACAATAGGAGACTATCTTGCAAACGAAATCAGAACAGGAGAAATTTCTACTGAAACTCCAGAATTTGAACAAGCAGAAAAAGATACTCGCGCTCGCATCGAGAAATTGATGAATGGTGCAGGAACGCATTCTGTAGACTATTACCACAAGAAACTTGGTTTAATTATGTGGAACAAATGTGGAATGTCTCGTAACGCTGAAGATTTACAGTCTGCAATGGATGAGATCAAAGAATTACGTGAAGACTTCTGGAAGAATGTAAAAGTTCCAGGAAGTGCTGACACTAAGAATCAAGAACTAGAAAAAGCAGGTCGTGTGGCAGATTTCCTTGAATTAGGAGAACTGTTTGCAAAAGATGCTTTGACTAGAGATGAGAGTTGTGGTGGTCACTTCCGAGAAGAATATCAGACTCCAGAAGGTGAAGCGCTGCGAGATGATGAAAACTTTGCTTTCGTAAGCGCTTGGGAATACAATGAAAACCCACGAGATGCTAAATTACACAAGGAAGACCTAGTCTTTGAAAATGTGGAATTGAAAACTCGTAGTTATAAATAA
- a CDS encoding DUF6705 family protein — translation MKKCFFVLLVVFMLVSCVSKRISHMQKNRLSASSIDYFSASPIYKFQFEIDTITVFARRYENKIEAEFQFDHLENKLFGEFYFKNNNVFYVQFIEESSKYKISDNAFMSTQIVLQDSTIVEQKSRMGIPRRFNCLGIPKDISEIAGYSKDLNPEFLKELTMLVIKKVKKQNY, via the coding sequence ATGAAGAAGTGTTTTTTTGTACTGTTAGTAGTTTTTATGCTAGTTAGTTGCGTCTCAAAGAGAATTTCTCATATGCAGAAAAATCGTTTGTCAGCCTCCAGCATAGATTATTTCTCAGCAAGTCCAATTTACAAATTCCAATTTGAGATTGATACCATTACAGTTTTCGCAAGACGATATGAAAATAAAATTGAAGCAGAATTTCAATTCGATCATTTAGAAAATAAATTGTTTGGTGAATTTTATTTCAAGAATAATAATGTGTTTTATGTTCAATTCATTGAGGAAAGTTCTAAATATAAAATCTCCGATAATGCTTTTATGAGTACCCAAATAGTTTTACAAGACAGCACAATAGTTGAACAAAAATCACGTATGGGAATTCCAAGACGTTTTAATTGCTTAGGTATACCTAAAGATATTTCAGAGATTGCAGGTTACAGTAAAGATTTAAATCCAGAGTTTTTGAAAGAATTGACCATGTTGGTTATAAAAAAAGTAAAGAAACAAAATTATTAA
- a CDS encoding PKD domain-containing protein: MKYFYKLLMIFIVAFTIQSCQDDDTEFGAVIAPSNLVVTATVQGQSMTDPNGDGTGIVVFNATSDNALNYSYDFGDGRQGSTFDGTIEHRFVQLGTNTYSVTVTATGTGGAATTQTILLDVLSTFDDSEAKEFLTGGSSKTWYWSVAENGHWGVGPTNLIGGQSPEAYYTPAFFPVPAFGRYCNDLTECFYEDEMVFTKDGNDVIYELKNFGGTYFHNTYLSQFGGPSAINGNNDDECLPFTAPAPGVITFTPTLDTDVPVEQSRKTTMLLANDSFISWYVGSSEYEIMEITANRMVLRTVQANDPALAWYHVLTTDLPVNPNPPCI, encoded by the coding sequence ATGAAATATTTCTATAAACTTTTAATGATTTTCATAGTTGCTTTTACAATTCAATCTTGTCAAGATGATGATACAGAATTTGGAGCTGTAATTGCACCTTCTAATTTAGTTGTTACGGCAACTGTTCAAGGTCAGTCTATGACAGACCCAAATGGAGACGGAACAGGTATTGTAGTTTTTAATGCAACATCAGATAACGCTTTAAATTACTCCTATGATTTTGGTGATGGTCGTCAAGGTTCTACGTTTGACGGAACAATTGAGCATCGTTTTGTACAGTTAGGGACAAACACGTATAGTGTTACAGTTACCGCAACTGGAACTGGTGGAGCAGCAACAACACAAACTATTCTCTTAGACGTGTTGAGCACGTTTGACGATTCAGAAGCAAAAGAATTTTTAACTGGAGGCTCTTCTAAAACTTGGTATTGGTCTGTTGCAGAAAATGGACACTGGGGCGTAGGACCAACTAATTTAATAGGAGGTCAATCTCCAGAAGCTTATTATACACCTGCATTTTTTCCGGTTCCTGCTTTTGGTAGATATTGTAATGATCTTACAGAATGCTTCTATGAAGATGAGATGGTTTTCACTAAGGATGGAAATGATGTGATATACGAGCTCAAGAATTTTGGAGGAACGTATTTTCATAACACCTATTTATCTCAATTCGGTGGGCCATCTGCAATAAATGGAAACAATGATGATGAATGCTTGCCATTTACAGCGCCTGCGCCTGGAGTAATTACTTTTACGCCTACGCTTGATACTGACGTGCCAGTGGAGCAGTCCAGAAAAACTACTATGTTACTTGCAAATGACAGTTTCATAAGTTGGTACGTAGGTAGCAGTGAATATGAAATAATGGAGATCACCGCAAATCGCATGGTATTGCGTACAGTTCAAGCAAATGATCCAGCGCTTGCTTGGTATCATGTTCTTACCACAGACCTTCCTGTAAACCCTAATCCTCCATGTATCTAG
- a CDS encoding succinate dehydrogenase/fumarate reductase iron-sulfur subunit — MKLTLKIWRQAGPEAKGKMVTYPLDGVDGDMSFLEMMDILNEELVNKGEEPVEFDHDCREGICGSCNMMINGQPHGPQKLTTTCQLHMRKFNDGDTITIEPWRAAAFPVIKDLIVDRSSFDRIQQAGAYVSVNTSGNTQDANSIPVEKEKADEAFHSATCIGCGACVAACKNASAMLFTSAKVSQYALLPQGEVEATKRVQDMVRQMDIEGFGNCTNTGACMIECPKGIKLENIARMNREYLKAETLS, encoded by the coding sequence ATGAAACTTACTTTAAAAATATGGAGACAGGCTGGTCCTGAAGCCAAAGGAAAAATGGTTACTTATCCACTAGATGGTGTAGATGGTGATATGTCTTTTCTTGAAATGATGGATATTCTTAATGAAGAGTTAGTCAATAAAGGAGAAGAGCCAGTAGAATTTGATCACGACTGTCGTGAAGGAATTTGTGGATCTTGTAACATGATGATTAATGGACAACCTCATGGGCCGCAAAAATTGACAACAACTTGTCAATTGCACATGAGAAAGTTTAATGATGGAGATACGATCACTATTGAGCCATGGAGAGCAGCAGCTTTTCCCGTGATCAAAGATTTGATTGTAGACCGTTCTTCTTTTGATAGAATCCAGCAAGCAGGTGCTTATGTATCTGTAAATACTTCTGGTAATACCCAAGATGCCAACTCAATTCCTGTTGAAAAGGAAAAGGCAGATGAAGCATTTCACAGTGCAACGTGTATAGGTTGTGGAGCATGTGTAGCGGCTTGTAAAAATGCAAGTGCGATGTTATTTACCAGTGCCAAAGTATCTCAATATGCATTATTACCTCAAGGTGAAGTAGAAGCTACAAAGCGTGTTCAAGATATGGTACGCCAGATGGATATTGAAGGATTCGGTAACTGTACTAATACGGGAGCTTGTATGATTGAATGTCCTAAAGGAATTAAGTTAGAAAATATCGCACGTATGAACCGTGAATATCTAAAAGCTGAAACTTTGTCATAG
- a CDS encoding RagB/SusD family nutrient uptake outer membrane protein, with the protein MKIFKVYILLFVFVVAFNACSEDYIEVVSEDPNSENFFNSQEDYESALVGAYDLLQSSYLNVMLGEIASDNTLAGGESATDVIGIQQIDDMIHTPVNEQLSDIWRWMFAGVNRANFIMEFQDKTDFPDKPRVLGETRFLRAYYYFELVKFFGDVPLVVDQRFLFGDQFEVDRTPKADVYAQIERDLIFAIDNLQYTTPDVGRATKGSAQALLGKVYLFQEKYQEAADVLDDLILSNEYSLVTDYSTIFENDNENNSESVFEVQYSDLEGAGFGCLQCSEGNVAVGFNGIRNYDGPEFDSGFSFNVPTQEVFDLFDAADPRRDVAILDIDTFAASNGATFSTGFEHTGFYNRKYIARQGDLNTGDANLTNPNNYRAIRLADVYLMAAEAYNSGNLGDGQARTYLNTVRTRANLPDVQLSGVALADAIFLERRLELVGEGHHFFDLVRTGRAATEINGFVTGKHEVFPIPLEEILLAGNRWEQNPNY; encoded by the coding sequence ATGAAGATTTTTAAAGTATATATTTTATTATTTGTCTTTGTAGTCGCGTTTAATGCATGCAGCGAAGATTATATTGAGGTTGTAAGTGAAGACCCAAACTCAGAGAATTTTTTCAATTCACAAGAGGATTATGAAAGTGCCCTAGTTGGTGCATATGATTTACTTCAATCGAGTTATTTGAACGTAATGTTAGGAGAGATTGCTTCTGATAATACTTTAGCAGGTGGTGAAAGTGCCACAGATGTTATCGGTATCCAGCAAATTGATGACATGATTCATACTCCAGTAAATGAACAGTTATCAGATATATGGAGGTGGATGTTTGCGGGAGTGAATAGAGCGAACTTTATTATGGAGTTTCAGGATAAAACTGATTTTCCTGATAAGCCAAGAGTGTTAGGAGAAACAAGATTCCTCAGAGCTTACTACTATTTTGAATTGGTTAAGTTTTTTGGTGACGTCCCATTAGTGGTTGATCAAAGATTCCTTTTTGGAGATCAGTTTGAAGTAGACCGCACACCTAAAGCTGATGTTTATGCTCAAATTGAACGAGATTTGATCTTTGCAATAGATAATTTACAATACACAACTCCAGATGTAGGTCGTGCGACTAAGGGAAGCGCTCAAGCATTGCTAGGTAAAGTTTACCTGTTTCAAGAGAAATATCAAGAAGCTGCTGATGTTTTAGATGATCTTATTTTATCAAATGAATACAGTCTAGTGACTGATTACTCAACGATATTTGAAAATGATAATGAGAATAATTCTGAGTCGGTTTTTGAAGTGCAATACTCGGACCTAGAAGGAGCAGGTTTTGGATGTTTACAGTGTAGTGAAGGTAACGTAGCTGTAGGTTTTAATGGGATTAGAAATTATGACGGTCCTGAGTTTGATTCTGGATTTAGTTTTAACGTTCCTACCCAAGAAGTATTTGACCTTTTTGACGCTGCTGATCCAAGAAGAGATGTAGCCATACTCGATATAGATACTTTTGCCGCTTCAAATGGTGCCACATTTAGTACGGGATTTGAGCATACTGGCTTTTACAACAGAAAGTATATAGCAAGACAAGGAGATTTGAATACCGGCGATGCAAATTTGACTAATCCTAATAATTATAGAGCAATACGTCTTGCAGATGTTTACTTAATGGCTGCCGAAGCATATAATAGCGGTAACCTTGGTGATGGTCAAGCTAGAACTTATTTAAATACAGTGCGTACAAGGGCAAACTTACCAGATGTTCAACTTTCAGGTGTAGCTCTTGCAGATGCTATATTTCTAGAACGTAGATTAGAGCTTGTAGGTGAAGGTCATCACTTTTTTGATCTAGTTAGAACTGGAAGGGCTGCCACAGAAATCAACGGTTTTGTAACAGGAAAGCATGAAGTTTTCCCTATTCCTTTAGAAGAGATTCTTTTAGCAGGAAATAGATGGGAGCAAAACCCTAATTATTAA
- the dut gene encoding dUTP diphosphatase, with protein MTIKIINKSAHALPHYETEASAGMDLRANIDAAVILQPLERAIIKTGLFIELPIGTEAQVRPRSGLAAKKGITVLNAPGTIDADYRGEIGVILVNLSNESFTVENGERIAQLVIAKHERADWHEVEELSSTERGEGGFGSTGVK; from the coding sequence ATGACCATAAAGATTATAAATAAATCAGCACATGCATTACCTCACTATGAAACAGAGGCTAGTGCAGGAATGGATTTAAGAGCAAACATAGATGCAGCGGTTATTTTACAGCCACTGGAAAGAGCGATTATAAAAACAGGATTATTTATAGAATTACCCATAGGGACGGAAGCGCAAGTAAGACCTAGAAGTGGTCTTGCAGCAAAAAAAGGAATCACAGTCCTCAACGCTCCAGGAACTATTGATGCCGATTATCGTGGAGAGATAGGTGTAATTCTAGTCAACCTTTCCAATGAATCATTCACCGTTGAAAATGGTGAACGTATTGCACAATTAGTCATTGCAAAACACGAACGAGCAGACTGGCATGAGGTTGAAGAGCTAAGTTCTACGGAGCGTGGTGAGGGAGGTTTTGGGAGTACTGGAGTGAAATAA